A genome region from candidate division KSB1 bacterium includes the following:
- a CDS encoding N-acetylmuramoyl-L-alanine amidase produces MSTSGLSREGCFSHHVGAPGQPARGALAKAMCPLTVGLCMAVALVVVALASSRQNILTGKVICLDPGHGGTAASDTFRVGPTGEREEWINLRVALLLRRLLEARGAKVLMTRTEDADVPLTDRARCAIEGRADVFLSIHHNATADTSVNFPVVYFHGNASENQASVRLGQCLICALACALHSPQAPLSLVSDHTIFPAAGTAVLRGTYGIPGVIAEASFFTNPAEEERLKQAAYNRREAEAYVRGLERFFREEVLPILPKGSKVQVDTFRVFQEAARMSPVAQLWHEDVLRARRLSVKEDLDSLRLAYELYTRSARSFPDSYLARECHLGRARLLSLLGMARESQMAELRAHEHYVPIDCVGP; encoded by the coding sequence GTGTCGACGAGTGGGCTCAGTCGGGAAGGGTGCTTTTCCCATCATGTGGGTGCCCCTGGGCAGCCAGCGCGCGGCGCGCTGGCCAAAGCTATGTGCCCACTCACGGTTGGCCTCTGTATGGCGGTCGCGTTGGTGGTGGTAGCTCTCGCCTCTTCACGGCAGAACATACTGACGGGCAAGGTGATCTGCCTCGATCCAGGGCACGGTGGCACCGCTGCAAGCGACACCTTTCGCGTGGGTCCTACAGGCGAACGAGAGGAATGGATCAACCTCCGCGTTGCCCTGCTTCTGCGCCGCCTGTTGGAAGCGCGTGGGGCAAAAGTCCTCATGACTCGTACGGAAGATGCTGACGTTCCCCTGACAGACCGCGCGCGCTGCGCGATAGAAGGTCGGGCAGATGTTTTCCTCTCAATTCACCACAATGCCACCGCGGACACGTCAGTGAACTTCCCGGTGGTCTATTTTCATGGCAACGCTTCGGAAAACCAGGCCAGCGTAAGGCTGGGACAATGTCTCATCTGCGCCTTGGCCTGTGCCCTGCATAGCCCACAGGCACCCTTGAGCCTGGTTTCGGATCACACCATCTTCCCCGCAGCTGGGACAGCAGTCCTGCGCGGCACCTATGGCATCCCCGGCGTCATCGCGGAGGCCTCTTTCTTCACCAATCCGGCGGAGGAAGAGCGTTTGAAACAGGCCGCCTACAACCGTCGCGAAGCAGAGGCCTATGTGAGGGGGCTGGAGAGATTTTTCCGCGAAGAGGTTCTCCCCATTCTGCCCAAGGGAAGTAAAGTCCAGGTGGACACTTTTCGCGTGTTCCAGGAGGCAGCACGCATGAGCCCGGTGGCGCAACTGTGGCACGAGGATGTTCTGAGAGCCCGACGATTGTCTGTGAAGGAAGACTTGGATTCCCTGCGTCTCGCCTACGAACTGTATACACGCTCTGCGCGCTCCTTCCCCGATTCATATCTGGCCAGAGAATGCCACTTAGGGCGTGCACGACTGTTGAGCCTTTTGGGGATGGCGCGGGAGTCACAAATGGCCGAATTGCGCGCCCACGAGCACTATGTGCCAATCGATTGTGTCGGCCCCTGA
- a CDS encoding M14 family metallopeptidase, with protein MRMRASLPLAVVVIATVAFAYTTAGAGKVSLDKYHDYEEVAALLRALKASHPDVAQLWSAGKSIQGRDLWVMEVTNRKSGAADEKPAIFVAGSLRGDEPVGTEVALAVLDHVLSNYATDPRVRQLVDTRTLYVWPMPNPDALHMSVRFPGRAAAPNARPTDEDHDGRVDEDGPDDLDKDGAIAQMRVKDEHGDYVTSAEDPRIMVPRAGRARLGTTYRLFTEGLDNDNDGACNEDGPGGVLLNANFPVGWKLDTEVSGSGMYPGSEPETEALMHFLTDHPNVALVIVYQSGDGFLYRPFDGLKDEEMPRLDKDVYELYARRYREATGYGMTHGFPEEGARDTSAAEEQSLRRALARELPGELSVDQILRMGNIRDLANSPEARTYIQEYGITQETIDKLIRLQELRQGRGRQSLAGPKGRQPQYGTFLDWAYKDYCVYALSPSVWTLPQEFFTADSGAREVREERGWLDFLAQEWQGKGFVPWRPLQHPTLGEVEVGGWVDFYRRNPPPGRWLEKVCTEQARFVVEAAELTPSITIAQVEVVPLQVVGGAGEASATTAQDGSVVLSTGKASGGSLLLAQLRVTVQNVGQVGTRTALGRVTRYAQQPPRAVLAYLEAEGGPLEILSMPKVLRLGNPEGTLTKTLAARERGEEPARAERRARGGRAASQEEEGALQTDSEPDKATGMWLVKMGSGVRALKLRVVAEKGGVASKTVQVRW; from the coding sequence ATGAGAATGCGAGCTTCACTCCCATTGGCAGTCGTGGTGATCGCGACCGTCGCCTTCGCGTACACCACAGCTGGCGCCGGCAAGGTGAGCCTGGACAAGTATCACGACTACGAGGAGGTGGCGGCATTGCTGCGGGCCCTCAAGGCCAGCCACCCAGATGTTGCCCAGTTGTGGTCCGCCGGAAAAAGCATTCAAGGCAGAGACCTGTGGGTCATGGAAGTGACCAACCGGAAGTCAGGTGCAGCTGATGAAAAGCCGGCGATTTTCGTGGCGGGCAGTCTGCGGGGTGACGAGCCCGTGGGCACGGAAGTAGCCCTGGCGGTACTGGACCATGTGCTCTCAAACTACGCGACCGACCCGCGCGTACGCCAGCTCGTCGACACCCGGACGTTGTATGTGTGGCCGATGCCCAATCCGGACGCGTTGCACATGAGCGTGAGGTTTCCCGGCAGGGCGGCAGCCCCTAATGCGCGCCCCACGGACGAGGACCACGATGGCCGTGTGGACGAAGACGGACCCGACGATCTGGACAAGGATGGGGCCATAGCCCAGATGAGAGTGAAAGACGAGCATGGAGACTATGTGACCAGTGCGGAGGATCCGCGCATCATGGTGCCGCGTGCGGGGCGGGCGCGCCTTGGAACAACCTACCGGCTCTTCACCGAGGGGCTGGACAACGATAACGACGGCGCTTGCAACGAAGACGGACCGGGTGGCGTCCTGCTCAATGCCAACTTTCCGGTGGGGTGGAAACTGGACACAGAAGTGTCTGGGTCGGGGATGTATCCCGGTTCCGAACCGGAGACAGAAGCGCTGATGCACTTTCTCACAGACCACCCGAACGTGGCCTTGGTGATCGTGTATCAGTCGGGCGACGGTTTCCTTTACCGCCCCTTCGACGGGCTCAAGGACGAAGAAATGCCCCGCCTGGATAAGGATGTGTACGAGCTCTACGCACGGCGATACCGGGAGGCGACCGGTTATGGCATGACGCACGGGTTTCCGGAGGAGGGCGCACGGGACACCTCTGCCGCAGAAGAGCAATCGCTGCGGCGTGCGCTGGCACGAGAGCTGCCTGGCGAGCTCAGCGTCGACCAGATTCTGCGCATGGGCAATATCCGCGACCTGGCCAATTCTCCTGAGGCGCGTACCTACATCCAGGAGTATGGGATCACCCAGGAGACCATTGATAAGTTGATAAGGTTGCAGGAGCTGCGGCAAGGGCGAGGGCGACAGTCCCTTGCCGGACCCAAGGGCCGCCAGCCCCAGTATGGGACATTCTTGGATTGGGCCTACAAGGACTATTGCGTGTACGCACTGAGCCCCAGCGTGTGGACGCTGCCGCAGGAGTTCTTTACGGCGGACAGTGGGGCACGGGAGGTGCGCGAGGAGCGCGGATGGCTGGACTTCCTTGCCCAGGAATGGCAGGGCAAGGGATTCGTGCCATGGCGGCCGCTGCAGCATCCGACACTTGGCGAGGTGGAAGTGGGTGGCTGGGTAGATTTCTACCGGAGGAACCCGCCCCCAGGTCGCTGGCTGGAAAAGGTGTGCACAGAGCAAGCCCGCTTTGTGGTAGAGGCCGCCGAGCTCACCCCGTCCATCACTATCGCGCAGGTTGAGGTGGTGCCACTGCAGGTGGTCGGAGGTGCAGGGGAGGCAAGCGCCACGACCGCCCAAGATGGTAGCGTCGTGCTCTCCACAGGGAAGGCCAGTGGTGGAAGCCTCTTGCTGGCTCAACTAAGAGTCACCGTGCAGAACGTGGGGCAGGTGGGCACGCGCACTGCATTGGGCCGTGTCACCCGCTACGCGCAACAACCACCGCGCGCCGTGCTCGCCTACCTTGAGGCTGAAGGGGGACCCTTGGAAATCCTTTCAATGCCGAAAGTGCTCCGCCTGGGGAACCCGGAGGGGACGCTCACCAAGACGCTTGCGGCACGGGAACGTGGGGAGGAGCCTGCACGTGCAGAGCGGCGCGCCCGCGGGGGCAGGGCGGCGTCCCAGGAGGAAGAAGGCGCCTTGCAAACGGATTCTGAGCCCGACAAAGCTACAGGCATGTGGCTGGTGAAGATGGGAAGCGGAGTCCGCGCGCTCAAGCTGCGCGTCGTGGCGGAAAAGGGAGGAGTGGCGAGCAAGACGGTGCAGGTGCGGTGGTGA
- a CDS encoding M14 family metallopeptidase — MRWRWIAIVGSQLLCLTMAASGQVRSPGKSHGEESFLVNWKTYQNYEGMTDILKGLAARFPKLAKLYSTGKSRMGRQLWVMEITNFAKGDTLEKPGFYIDGNIHGNEVNGMMVPLYSCWYLLTRYGHDDFVTDLVDRVVFYIRPSVNPDAMNSFITEPNTMHHPRWNYRPIDNDGDGLYDEDPEEDLNGDGEISLMRKRDPLGRWKISPEDPRLMVRCKPGEPPGGWTLLGTEGIDNDGDGAINEDIPGGLDMARNFPYDYGVQNGWPFPLSEPETKGVIEFFRTHPNINGVFHYHNAGNLIMMALGKEARMETTAPAERRQRGELDLPPLSPEEQKLMEGFLNVTVEEHKQRDLAMYQTLAARGVQILKYRPTLNGGVGQFPPWTYNMYGAPSFLIELWGIPADYNGDGEVSEAEALRWVDEELNGEGWIDWKPFNHPQLGEIEIGGSYAKFVRRSPPARFLEEHCLANTRFHLYVASELPRLEFVRTSITPICSFAKAAQGDVGPVTDVLSIRSGDLKTEKGVLAWLDVEIRNHSVIPTATAQAVKIKATRPDRLRIKGANGVQILGRSDPPNTLGRISGFTTESPSEIEVGYLGGRSSQSYRFLVRVSHTKNGAITLEYDSQRGGVARKTIPVRFVD; from the coding sequence ATGAGATGGCGCTGGATTGCCATTGTTGGTTCACAGCTCCTCTGCCTGACAATGGCGGCGAGCGGCCAAGTGCGCTCACCGGGCAAGAGCCATGGCGAGGAAAGCTTCTTGGTGAACTGGAAGACCTACCAGAACTATGAGGGGATGACTGACATCCTCAAGGGATTGGCCGCCCGTTTCCCTAAACTGGCAAAGCTCTACTCCACGGGCAAAAGCCGCATGGGACGCCAGCTGTGGGTGATGGAAATCACCAACTTCGCCAAAGGGGACACTCTGGAAAAGCCAGGCTTCTACATCGACGGCAACATCCATGGCAATGAAGTGAACGGCATGATGGTGCCGTTGTACAGCTGTTGGTACCTGCTCACGCGATACGGGCACGACGACTTTGTAACAGATTTGGTGGATCGGGTGGTTTTCTACATTCGGCCGTCGGTGAACCCAGACGCGATGAATTCGTTCATCACCGAGCCGAACACCATGCACCATCCTCGCTGGAACTATCGCCCCATCGATAATGACGGGGATGGCCTCTACGATGAAGACCCCGAGGAGGACCTTAACGGTGACGGCGAGATCTCGTTGATGCGCAAAAGAGACCCCCTTGGGCGTTGGAAGATCAGCCCCGAGGACCCACGGCTCATGGTGCGCTGCAAGCCGGGGGAGCCCCCGGGCGGGTGGACCCTTTTGGGCACGGAGGGCATCGATAACGACGGCGATGGCGCTATCAACGAAGACATCCCGGGCGGCCTGGACATGGCCCGCAACTTCCCCTACGACTACGGCGTGCAGAACGGCTGGCCCTTTCCCCTCTCGGAACCCGAGACCAAAGGCGTGATTGAGTTCTTCCGCACTCACCCCAACATTAATGGCGTGTTCCACTACCACAACGCCGGCAATCTCATCATGATGGCGTTGGGGAAAGAGGCGCGCATGGAGACTACTGCACCGGCAGAGAGACGGCAGCGCGGTGAACTGGATCTGCCGCCCCTGAGCCCAGAAGAGCAGAAACTCATGGAAGGATTCTTGAACGTGACGGTGGAGGAGCACAAGCAACGCGACCTGGCCATGTACCAGACTTTGGCCGCTCGGGGCGTGCAGATCCTCAAGTACCGCCCCACCCTCAATGGCGGTGTGGGTCAGTTTCCACCCTGGACGTACAACATGTACGGCGCCCCGTCGTTTCTGATCGAGCTTTGGGGGATCCCTGCCGACTACAACGGTGACGGTGAGGTGAGCGAGGCAGAGGCACTGCGCTGGGTGGACGAAGAACTCAATGGGGAGGGATGGATAGACTGGAAGCCTTTTAACCATCCGCAGCTCGGCGAGATTGAGATTGGCGGCAGCTACGCCAAATTCGTGCGTCGTTCGCCCCCTGCACGCTTTCTTGAGGAGCACTGCCTGGCGAATACCCGCTTTCATCTGTACGTGGCCAGCGAATTGCCACGCCTGGAATTCGTCAGAACGAGCATTACTCCCATCTGCTCTTTCGCTAAAGCAGCGCAGGGCGACGTGGGCCCCGTAACCGATGTCCTGAGTATTAGGTCGGGCGACCTCAAAACGGAAAAGGGGGTACTGGCGTGGTTGGATGTGGAGATTCGCAACCATAGCGTCATCCCCACGGCGACGGCGCAGGCGGTAAAGATCAAGGCCACCCGCCCAGATCGCTTGCGCATTAAGGGGGCCAATGGCGTACAGATTCTTGGCCGTTCAGACCCTCCGAACACCTTGGGCCGCATTTCCGGCTTCACTACTGAGTCGCCCAGCGAGATCGAAGTGGGCTACCTCGGGGGGCGTTCCAGTCAAAGCTACCGTTTTCTGGTAAGGGTGAGTCACACGAAGAACGGCGCCATCACCCTGGAATACGACAGCCAGCGCGGTGGTGTAGCGAGAAAGACGATACCGGTGCGATTTGTAGACTGA